One Phycisphaera mikurensis NBRC 102666 DNA window includes the following coding sequences:
- a CDS encoding sensor histidine kinase yields the protein MHDADAEPIRGTAEPMEARLARLERAQSELAARVAARDAAASLRADVSRRRLRKREADLEAAGGGSWSWRPQTGDPRFSPACRRVLGPGRRGLAAGRGPILADPDASPPRVRDTRELCLARLHPLDVEAFETELNAFLLGGGDRFHRCVRVRNHNGRWIRVIVAAGATAASSDGRVSRVAGLILLLPVSPEAARGSGGADADREPEALAALSSLAEHDLRSPLRTIIGFSEHLDGLVVGDSDAADAVARIRRAGARMATLVDRVDVFASLARGRRRDGVVDLAEVAAEAVLRLENEAEAAGAEVHVHELPIVCGDRVMLLHVFEQLIDNAIRHGKHEPAVVNIDAESAGESVRIHVTDSGAGFDPAMAEAMFEPFVSLRAREGVGPGGGLGLSIARRAVERHGGTIVAEPAPAGTGSRFVITLPIRPAAAAADAG from the coding sequence ATGCACGACGCGGACGCTGAGCCGATCCGGGGCACGGCGGAGCCCATGGAAGCCCGGCTCGCCCGGCTCGAGCGGGCGCAGTCGGAGCTCGCCGCGCGGGTGGCCGCGCGGGATGCCGCCGCCTCGCTGCGGGCGGACGTCAGCCGACGCCGGCTCCGCAAGCGCGAGGCGGACCTGGAAGCCGCCGGCGGCGGCAGCTGGTCGTGGCGGCCGCAGACCGGCGACCCCCGCTTCAGCCCGGCCTGCCGCCGCGTGCTGGGCCCGGGGCGGCGTGGGCTCGCCGCGGGCCGCGGGCCCATCCTGGCGGATCCCGACGCCTCGCCGCCGCGGGTGCGCGACACCCGCGAGCTCTGCCTCGCCCGGCTCCATCCCCTCGACGTCGAGGCCTTCGAGACCGAGCTCAACGCCTTCCTCCTCGGCGGCGGCGACCGCTTCCACCGCTGCGTGCGGGTGCGCAACCACAACGGGCGCTGGATCCGCGTGATCGTCGCCGCGGGAGCGACCGCCGCGAGCAGCGACGGGCGGGTGAGCCGCGTCGCCGGGCTCATCCTGCTCTTGCCGGTCTCGCCTGAAGCCGCCCGCGGCAGCGGCGGCGCCGACGCCGATCGGGAGCCCGAAGCCCTCGCAGCGCTCTCCAGCCTCGCCGAGCACGACCTCCGCTCGCCGCTGCGGACGATCATCGGCTTTTCCGAGCACCTCGACGGCCTGGTCGTGGGCGACTCCGACGCCGCCGACGCCGTCGCCCGCATCCGCCGGGCGGGCGCCCGGATGGCCACGCTGGTCGATCGGGTGGACGTGTTCGCGAGCCTGGCGCGGGGGCGGCGTCGCGACGGCGTGGTCGACCTGGCGGAGGTTGCCGCCGAGGCCGTGCTCCGCTTGGAGAACGAGGCGGAGGCCGCGGGGGCAGAGGTTCACGTCCACGAACTCCCGATCGTCTGCGGCGACCGCGTGATGCTCCTCCACGTCTTCGAGCAGCTCATCGACAACGCCATCCGCCACGGCAAGCACGAGCCCGCGGTGGTCAACATCGACGCCGAGTCCGCGGGCGAGAGCGTCCGGATCCACGTCACCGACAGCGGCGCCGGCTTCGACCCCGCGATGGCGGAGGCGATGTTCGAGCCCTTCGTGAGCCTCCGCGCGCGGGAGGGCGTCGGGCCCGGGGGCGGCCTGGGCCTGTCGATCGCCCGCCGCGCGGTCGAACGCCACGGCGGGACGATCGTTGCCGAGCCCGCCCCGGCGGGCACCGGCAGCCGCTTCGTGATCACGCTGCCGATCCGACCCGCCGCGGCGGCCGCCGACGCGGGCTGA
- the metF gene encoding methylenetetrahydrofolate reductase [NAD(P)H], with protein MHIADLLDRGRPSFSFEFFPPKTAEASDELFATILELRELGPDFVDVTYGAGGSTRDLTAELVARIRREAELETIPHLTCVCHSREDLEAILEGWAADGVSNVLALGGDLPRDKPDWDRSRDACRHAADLVALIKQIGESGHAEARGFGVGVAGFPEGHPGTPNRMEEMDHLKAKVDAGADYICTQMFFDNHDFYDFRERCELAGVGVPIVAGIMPITSAKGMRRMAELAAGSRYPASLLKSVKRAVDAASPAGERAVDDAVSDIGVHWATEQSRDLLDHGVAGLHYYTLNRSDATRKVYKSLGITPRLAGAEAAREAAPSS; from the coding sequence ATGCACATCGCCGATCTCCTTGACCGCGGCCGGCCGAGCTTCTCCTTCGAGTTCTTCCCGCCGAAGACCGCCGAGGCGAGCGACGAACTCTTCGCCACCATCCTCGAGCTCCGCGAGCTCGGACCCGACTTCGTCGACGTGACCTACGGCGCCGGCGGCTCGACCCGCGACCTCACCGCCGAGCTGGTCGCCCGCATCCGCCGCGAGGCGGAGCTGGAGACGATCCCGCACCTCACCTGCGTGTGCCACAGCCGCGAGGATCTCGAGGCCATCCTGGAGGGCTGGGCCGCGGACGGCGTGAGCAACGTGCTGGCCCTCGGCGGCGACCTCCCGCGCGACAAGCCCGACTGGGACCGGAGCCGAGACGCCTGCCGCCACGCCGCCGACCTGGTGGCGCTCATCAAGCAAATCGGCGAGAGCGGCCACGCGGAAGCCCGCGGCTTCGGCGTCGGCGTCGCCGGCTTCCCCGAGGGCCACCCCGGCACGCCCAACCGCATGGAGGAGATGGACCACCTCAAGGCCAAGGTCGACGCCGGCGCCGACTACATCTGCACGCAGATGTTTTTCGACAACCACGACTTCTACGACTTCCGCGAGCGCTGCGAGCTCGCAGGCGTGGGTGTCCCGATCGTCGCCGGCATCATGCCCATCACCTCGGCCAAAGGGATGCGCCGCATGGCCGAGCTCGCCGCGGGCAGCCGCTACCCCGCCTCTCTGCTCAAGAGCGTGAAGCGGGCCGTCGACGCCGCGTCGCCCGCGGGCGAGCGGGCCGTCGACGACGCCGTGAGCGACATCGGCGTCCACTGGGCGACCGAGCAGTCGCGCGACCTGCTCGACCACGGCGTCGCCGGCCTCCACTACTACACGCTCAACCGCAGCGACGCGACGCGGAAGGTCTACAAGTCGCTGGGCATCACGCCCCGGCTGGCCGGAGCCGAGGCGGCGCGGGAGGCGGCCCCGTCCAGCTGA
- a CDS encoding HU family DNA-binding protein: MAKKTPAKKSPAKKAPAKKSPAKKAPAKKAPAKKAPAKKAAAKKAPAKKSAAKKAPAKKAPAKKSPAKKTAKKAAASKTASSGPRKGSAGTKPPTKAELYRTLADKCDLSRKQVVDVLDQLEAEMAASLKKHGEFNLLSLAKLTVVKKPATKARPGRNPFTGEDIMIKAKPASKAVKVRALKNLKEYVN; encoded by the coding sequence ATGGCCAAGAAGACCCCCGCCAAGAAGAGCCCCGCCAAGAAGGCGCCCGCCAAGAAGAGCCCGGCCAAGAAGGCGCCCGCGAAGAAGGCGCCTGCCAAGAAGGCCCCCGCCAAGAAGGCCGCGGCGAAGAAGGCTCCGGCGAAGAAGAGCGCGGCGAAGAAGGCGCCCGCAAAGAAAGCCCCGGCGAAGAAGTCGCCGGCCAAGAAGACCGCGAAGAAGGCCGCGGCCAGCAAGACCGCCTCGTCGGGCCCCCGCAAGGGCAGCGCCGGGACGAAGCCGCCGACGAAGGCGGAGCTGTACCGCACGCTCGCCGACAAGTGCGACCTCTCCCGCAAGCAGGTCGTCGACGTGCTCGACCAGCTTGAGGCCGAGATGGCCGCCTCGCTCAAGAAGCACGGCGAGTTCAACCTCCTCAGCCTCGCGAAGCTGACCGTCGTGAAGAAGCCCGCCACCAAGGCGCGGCCCGGCCGCAACCCCTTCACGGGCGAGGACATCATGATCAAGGCCAAGCCCGCTTCGAAGGCGGTGAAGGTCCGGGCACTCAAGAACCTCAAGGAGTACGTGAACTAA
- the ureC gene encoding urease subunit alpha, which yields MPHEISRTAYAEMFGPTTGDLVRLGDTRLLARVEADFTVYGDECKFGGGKVLREGMGQRAGGDPADALDYVITNALVIDWTGIYKADVGLKGGRIAGIGKAGNPDVMAGVDDRLVMGVTTEVIAGEGHVLTAGGLDTHVHFICPQIVDEAIASGVTTLIGGGTGPATGTCATTCTPGAAHVEMMLRATDGLPINFGFLGKGNTSDPEGLAEVAAAGALGFKLHEDWGTTPAAIDCCLGVAEDLDVQVCIHTDTLNESGFVEASVAAFKGRTIHTYHTEGAGGGHAPDIIKVCGEPNVIPSSTNPTRPYTVNTIDEHLDMLMVCHHLDANLPEDVAFAESRIRGETIMAEDVLHDLGAFSIMGSDAQAMGRVGEVVTRTWQTASKMRDQRGVLGGDREGRGDNERIKRYVAKYTINPAIAHGIGHVVGSVEVGKLADLVLWKPAFFGVKPELVIKGGHIASAQMGDPNASIPTPQPVHTRPMFAAMGKAVAGTSLAFVSQSAVDAGAADRCGLAKKTEAVRGCRSIGKADMKLNDALPVIEVDPETYRVVADGVELRCEPAETLPLAQKYFLF from the coding sequence ATGCCCCACGAGATCTCCCGCACCGCTTACGCCGAGATGTTCGGCCCCACCACCGGCGATCTCGTCCGCCTCGGGGACACGCGGCTGCTCGCCCGCGTCGAGGCCGACTTCACCGTCTACGGCGACGAGTGCAAGTTCGGCGGTGGGAAAGTCCTGCGCGAGGGCATGGGGCAACGCGCCGGCGGCGATCCGGCGGACGCGCTGGATTACGTCATCACCAACGCGCTGGTCATCGACTGGACGGGCATCTACAAGGCCGACGTCGGGCTCAAAGGAGGCCGCATCGCCGGGATCGGCAAGGCCGGCAACCCCGACGTGATGGCCGGCGTCGACGATCGCCTCGTCATGGGCGTCACCACCGAGGTCATCGCCGGCGAGGGCCACGTGCTCACCGCCGGCGGCCTCGACACGCACGTCCACTTCATCTGCCCGCAGATCGTCGACGAAGCGATCGCCTCGGGCGTGACGACGCTCATCGGCGGCGGCACCGGCCCGGCCACCGGCACCTGCGCGACGACCTGCACGCCGGGCGCCGCCCACGTGGAGATGATGCTCCGGGCGACCGACGGCCTGCCGATCAACTTCGGCTTCCTCGGCAAGGGGAACACCAGCGACCCCGAGGGCCTCGCCGAGGTCGCCGCCGCCGGCGCCCTGGGCTTCAAGCTCCACGAAGACTGGGGCACCACGCCCGCCGCGATCGACTGCTGCCTGGGCGTCGCCGAAGACCTCGACGTGCAGGTGTGCATCCACACCGACACGCTCAACGAGAGCGGCTTCGTGGAGGCGAGCGTCGCCGCTTTCAAGGGCCGCACGATCCACACCTACCACACCGAGGGCGCCGGCGGCGGCCACGCCCCGGACATCATCAAAGTGTGCGGCGAGCCCAACGTGATCCCCTCGTCGACCAACCCGACGCGGCCGTACACGGTGAACACGATCGACGAGCACCTGGACATGCTCATGGTCTGCCACCACCTCGATGCGAACCTCCCCGAGGACGTCGCCTTCGCCGAGTCACGCATCCGCGGCGAAACCATCATGGCCGAGGACGTGCTCCACGACCTGGGCGCCTTCTCGATCATGGGCTCCGACGCCCAGGCGATGGGCCGCGTGGGCGAGGTGGTGACCCGCACCTGGCAGACCGCCTCGAAGATGCGCGACCAGCGCGGCGTGCTCGGCGGAGACCGCGAGGGCCGCGGCGACAACGAGCGGATCAAGCGGTACGTCGCGAAGTACACCATCAACCCGGCGATCGCCCACGGCATCGGCCACGTCGTCGGCAGCGTGGAGGTGGGAAAGCTCGCCGACCTGGTCCTGTGGAAGCCCGCCTTCTTCGGCGTGAAGCCCGAGCTGGTGATCAAGGGCGGCCACATCGCCAGCGCCCAGATGGGCGACCCCAACGCCAGCATCCCCACGCCGCAGCCGGTGCACACGCGCCCGATGTTCGCCGCGATGGGCAAAGCGGTCGCCGGCACCTCGCTGGCCTTCGTCAGCCAGTCGGCGGTCGACGCCGGCGCCGCGGACCGCTGCGGTTTGGCGAAGAAAACCGAGGCGGTCCGCGGCTGCCGCAGCATCGGCAAGGCGGACATGAAGCTCAACGACGCGCTCCCGGTGATCGAGGTCGACCCCGAGACCTACCGGGTCGTCGCCGACGGCGTCGAGCTGCGGTGCGAGCCCGCGGAGACGCTGCCGCTGGCCCAGAAGTACTTCCTCTTCTGA